In Gimesia benthica, a single window of DNA contains:
- a CDS encoding glutamate synthase subunit beta has product MGKPTGFMEFTRELGADRKPELRILDWNEFHDHLTDEELSNQGARCMDCGIPFCHTGKTLAGMASGCPINNLIPEWNDHIYNGRWQEALDSLHKTNNFPEFTGRVCPAPCEGACVLGIHEPPVTIKNIENSIIDHAFDQGWVQPSPPKTRTGKKVAVVGSGPAGLAAAAQLNTAGHSVTVYERDDRIGGLLMYGIPNMKLEKWIVQRRVDLLADEGVEFITNTSIGVDITADQLMKDFDAVVLCTGATKPRDLPIPGRDLKGVHFAMEYLSKNTKSLLESGLESKHYENSPVEGFINAEGKKVVVIGGGDTGNDCLGTAMRQNCESLINLEIVPQPPMERAANNPWPQWPKIFRVDYGHEEAAAAFGKDPRMFQMSTLEFVGDGKGNLKAIKICEVDWSKPVENGPPFSVVPGSEQELECDLVFLALGFLGPEHIISEQLSLETDARSNFKAEHEQYTTNIDGVFAAGDCRRGQSLIVWAINEGRGAARECDRYLMGATELP; this is encoded by the coding sequence ATGGGTAAGCCAACTGGCTTCATGGAATTTACGCGAGAACTGGGTGCCGACAGAAAACCGGAACTGCGGATTCTGGACTGGAATGAGTTCCACGATCATCTGACCGATGAAGAGCTCAGCAACCAGGGCGCTCGCTGCATGGACTGTGGGATTCCCTTCTGCCACACCGGGAAAACCCTGGCAGGCATGGCCTCGGGTTGTCCGATTAACAACCTGATCCCCGAGTGGAACGACCACATCTACAACGGTCGCTGGCAGGAAGCACTCGACAGTCTGCACAAGACAAACAACTTCCCGGAATTCACTGGTCGGGTCTGTCCTGCACCTTGTGAAGGGGCCTGCGTACTGGGGATTCACGAACCTCCAGTGACGATCAAGAACATCGAGAACTCGATCATCGATCACGCCTTCGATCAGGGTTGGGTCCAGCCGAGTCCTCCTAAAACACGTACCGGCAAGAAAGTCGCTGTCGTCGGTTCCGGTCCTGCCGGCCTGGCTGCCGCCGCTCAGCTGAATACCGCCGGTCATAGCGTAACCGTTTACGAACGTGACGACCGCATTGGTGGTCTGTTGATGTACGGCATTCCCAACATGAAGCTGGAGAAGTGGATCGTACAGCGTCGTGTCGATCTGCTGGCTGACGAAGGGGTGGAATTCATCACCAACACTTCGATCGGCGTGGACATCACCGCGGATCAACTGATGAAAGATTTCGATGCCGTCGTGCTCTGCACCGGTGCGACCAAGCCTCGCGATCTGCCCATTCCGGGCCGTGATCTGAAGGGTGTGCACTTCGCGATGGAATACCTGTCGAAGAACACGAAGAGCCTGCTGGAGTCAGGTCTGGAAAGCAAGCATTACGAGAACTCTCCGGTTGAGGGTTTCATCAACGCTGAAGGCAAGAAAGTTGTCGTGATCGGCGGTGGTGATACCGGTAACGACTGCTTGGGTACCGCGATGCGTCAGAACTGCGAAAGCCTGATCAACCTGGAAATCGTGCCTCAGCCTCCGATGGAGCGGGCCGCGAACAACCCCTGGCCTCAGTGGCCGAAGATCTTCCGCGTGGACTACGGTCACGAAGAAGCGGCTGCCGCGTTCGGTAAAGATCCGCGGATGTTCCAGATGTCGACCCTCGAATTCGTGGGCGACGGCAAAGGCAATCTCAAAGCGATCAAGATCTGCGAAGTCGACTGGTCCAAGCCGGTTGAAAACGGTCCTCCGTTCAGCGTGGTTCCCGGTTCGGAACAGGAGCTCGAATGCGACCTGGTCTTCCTGGCACTCGGGTTCTTAGGCCCCGAGCATATCATCAGCGAGCAACTGAGTCTGGAAACCGACGCCCGTTCGAACTTCAAAGCCGAGCATGAGCAGTACACCACAAACATCGACGGCGTCTTCGCCGCCGGCGACTGCCGACGTGGTCAGAGCCTGATCGTCTGGGCGATCAACGAAGGCCGCGGCGCCGCCCGTGAGTGCGATCGCTACCTGATGGGGGCGACCGAACTGCCGTAA
- the gltB gene encoding glutamate synthase large subunit: MTSRTVRRGTDSENKAQNSLFQVGRFPEAHGLYDPEFEHDSCGVGFVAHIKGKRSHQIVVDADEMLRHMTHRGACGCEENTGDGAGILVSMPHDFLQRVVKEDLNLDLPPSGHYGMGNVFLPTDESQREHCKKVVEETVNAQGLVVLGWRELPVEPTKADIGPSALRALPHMEQVFISTSNHKVADHDHLERQLYIILKASSRQLREGSSLPQGLMFYFCSLSSNILVYKGMLTPDQVMPFYPDLQAEDFTSHLAMVHSRFSTNTFPSWDRAQPCRFMAHNGEINTLRGNANWMFARQGMMSSELFGDDLNKLFPIIEPHCSDSGNFDNALELLLMSGRPLPEVMMMMIPEAWQNHHSISVAKRAFYEYYSALQEPWDGPASVSFTDGKCIGAVLDRNGLRPSRYYVTHDDRVIMASEVGTLEVDPKLVKEKGRLQPGKMFLVDFEEGRMIPDEEIKEKYATKRPYQEWLQNQRLRLQDLPPADKIDSVPTEELLSRLQAFGFTFETLKFMLIPLIKSKKDPIGSMGNDAALACLSDQPRLIYDYFHQLFAQVTNPAIDSIREEVIMSLECYIGPEGNLLESTEDQCHRLLIPEPIITNEQLAAIKKMDYRGWKTKTIDVTYPKSEGEAGFRAALDRIREEASQAIADGFSLIVVSDRAVCKDRVALPTLVSCGAIHHHLVRNEQRTQIGIVLETGEAREVHHHCLLFGYGADAINPYMAFEALWHSLEVGELEAAKWDRSSIVSAYRKGVCKGMLKVMAKMGISTLQSYKGAQIFEAVGLNQEIIEACFSGTASRIKGIGFDVVAKECEMRHNIGYPQRDQKRLPVLPNPGVYHWRANGEKHSWSPENIANLQAAASSGDKSAYKQFAKAVNEETTRQCHLRGLLAFKKREPIPLDEVEPVTEIVKRFCTGAMSYGSISAESHEALAIAMNRLGGKSNTGEGGEDYSRFKPLDNGDSKRSAIKQIASGRFGVTSWYLTNADELQIKISQGAKPGEGGELPGHKVNKIIASVRHSTPGVGLISPPPHHDIYSIEDLSQLIYDLKNSNPSARISVKLVSEVGVGTIASGVAKGHADNILISGASGGTGASPLTSVKHAGLPWELGISETHQTLVLNDLRSRVRLQTDGQLKTGRDIIIATLLGAEEYGFSTGPLITMGCIMMRKCHLNTCPVGIATQNPELRKKFAGQPEHVVNYFFLLAEEAREIMAELGFRTINEMVGRSDVLELDEGVAHWKAKHLDLTPILRLAEKPHENVGTYCTMDQQHGLEVVIDNLLISEAQPAIQNGESVTIDVKLKNTDRTFGTMLSHEVSKHHGAEGLPDETIHINSKGSAGQSLGAWLAHGITIEHEGDANDYVGKGLSGGRIIIYPPENSTFKPEDNIIVGNVNLYGATEGEVYIRGQAAERFCVRNSGAKAVVEGIGDHGCEYMTGGRAVVLGETGRNFAAGMSGGVAYVYDPEGHLLQNSNLETVELERLEDAEDIAELKELIDNHRKFTGSTVAKAILDNWENELELFKKVMPVDYKRALLEMAAEEAEAAASV, translated from the coding sequence ATGACGAGTCGAACCGTTCGACGTGGAACTGATTCCGAAAACAAAGCACAAAACTCCCTGTTTCAAGTGGGGCGTTTCCCGGAAGCTCATGGGCTCTACGATCCGGAATTCGAGCATGACAGCTGTGGTGTGGGTTTCGTCGCCCATATCAAAGGCAAACGGTCACACCAGATTGTGGTCGACGCCGATGAAATGCTGCGTCATATGACTCACCGTGGCGCCTGTGGCTGCGAAGAAAATACGGGCGATGGTGCCGGGATTCTGGTTTCCATGCCTCACGACTTCCTGCAACGCGTGGTGAAGGAAGATCTGAACCTCGATCTGCCTCCCTCTGGTCATTACGGTATGGGAAATGTCTTCCTGCCGACCGATGAATCACAGCGGGAACACTGTAAAAAGGTCGTGGAAGAGACCGTCAATGCCCAGGGACTGGTTGTCCTGGGCTGGCGTGAACTGCCCGTGGAACCGACCAAGGCCGACATCGGTCCCTCCGCGCTGCGTGCTCTGCCGCACATGGAGCAGGTCTTTATCTCCACTTCAAATCACAAGGTCGCCGATCACGATCACCTCGAACGTCAGCTGTACATCATCCTGAAGGCTTCCAGCCGCCAGTTGCGTGAAGGCAGCAGCCTGCCCCAGGGACTGATGTTCTACTTCTGTTCGCTGTCCAGCAACATCCTGGTTTATAAAGGGATGCTGACTCCCGACCAGGTGATGCCGTTCTACCCCGACCTGCAGGCGGAAGACTTTACCAGCCACCTGGCGATGGTGCACTCCCGCTTCTCAACCAACACCTTCCCCAGCTGGGACCGGGCACAGCCGTGCCGCTTCATGGCTCATAACGGGGAAATCAATACACTGCGTGGGAACGCCAACTGGATGTTTGCCCGCCAGGGAATGATGTCCAGCGAGCTGTTCGGCGACGATCTGAACAAGCTGTTCCCGATCATCGAGCCTCACTGCTCAGACTCGGGTAACTTCGACAACGCACTGGAACTGCTGCTGATGTCCGGTCGTCCGCTGCCGGAAGTGATGATGATGATGATTCCAGAAGCCTGGCAGAACCATCATTCCATTTCCGTCGCCAAGCGTGCGTTCTATGAATATTACTCCGCCTTGCAGGAACCATGGGACGGGCCGGCATCAGTTTCCTTCACCGATGGTAAATGTATCGGCGCCGTGCTGGACCGGAACGGTCTGCGTCCGAGCCGTTACTACGTGACTCACGACGATCGTGTCATCATGGCCAGCGAAGTGGGAACCCTGGAAGTCGATCCGAAACTGGTTAAGGAAAAAGGTCGTCTGCAGCCCGGAAAAATGTTCCTGGTTGATTTCGAAGAAGGCCGCATGATCCCCGATGAAGAGATCAAAGAAAAGTACGCCACGAAGCGTCCTTACCAGGAATGGCTCCAGAATCAGCGTCTGCGTCTGCAGGACCTGCCACCTGCTGATAAGATCGATTCGGTTCCGACCGAAGAGCTGCTGTCTCGTCTGCAGGCCTTTGGTTTCACATTCGAAACGCTGAAGTTCATGTTGATTCCGCTGATCAAATCCAAGAAGGATCCCATCGGTTCCATGGGGAACGATGCGGCCCTGGCCTGCCTCAGCGATCAGCCACGCCTGATTTACGATTACTTCCATCAGCTGTTCGCCCAGGTGACGAACCCCGCGATCGACTCGATCCGCGAGGAAGTCATCATGTCGCTGGAATGTTACATCGGTCCGGAAGGCAACCTGCTGGAATCGACCGAAGACCAGTGTCATCGACTGCTCATTCCCGAGCCGATCATCACCAACGAGCAACTGGCCGCCATCAAGAAGATGGATTACCGGGGCTGGAAAACCAAAACGATCGACGTGACTTATCCCAAGTCAGAAGGGGAAGCCGGTTTCCGGGCTGCCCTGGATCGGATTCGGGAAGAAGCCTCACAGGCGATCGCCGATGGCTTCAGCCTGATCGTGGTTTCGGACCGGGCCGTCTGTAAAGATCGTGTCGCTCTGCCGACCCTGGTTTCCTGTGGTGCGATTCACCATCACCTGGTTCGCAACGAACAGCGTACGCAGATCGGGATCGTGCTGGAAACCGGCGAAGCCCGCGAAGTGCATCACCACTGTCTGCTGTTCGGCTACGGTGCCGATGCAATCAACCCCTACATGGCCTTCGAAGCCCTCTGGCACTCGCTGGAAGTGGGCGAACTGGAAGCTGCCAAGTGGGATCGTAGTTCCATCGTCTCTGCCTATCGCAAAGGTGTCTGTAAAGGGATGCTGAAAGTGATGGCCAAGATGGGCATCTCGACCCTGCAGAGTTACAAGGGCGCCCAGATCTTCGAAGCCGTTGGTCTGAACCAGGAAATCATCGAAGCCTGCTTCTCGGGAACTGCCAGCCGGATCAAGGGAATCGGTTTTGACGTGGTTGCCAAAGAATGCGAAATGCGTCACAACATCGGCTACCCCCAGCGGGATCAGAAGCGTCTGCCCGTTCTGCCTAACCCCGGTGTGTACCACTGGCGGGCCAACGGAGAAAAGCACTCCTGGTCACCGGAAAACATTGCCAACCTGCAGGCCGCTGCGAGCTCGGGCGATAAGAGTGCTTACAAGCAGTTCGCGAAAGCCGTTAATGAAGAGACAACCCGGCAGTGTCACCTGCGTGGTCTGCTGGCCTTCAAAAAGCGGGAACCGATTCCGCTGGACGAAGTCGAACCGGTGACGGAAATCGTCAAGCGATTCTGTACCGGTGCGATGAGCTACGGTTCGATCTCGGCTGAATCTCACGAAGCCCTGGCGATCGCCATGAACCGCCTGGGTGGCAAGAGTAACACCGGTGAAGGGGGCGAAGATTATTCGCGCTTCAAGCCGCTGGATAACGGCGATTCCAAACGGTCGGCCATTAAGCAGATCGCTTCCGGGCGGTTTGGTGTGACCAGCTGGTATCTGACCAACGCTGACGAACTGCAGATCAAGATTTCTCAAGGTGCGAAGCCGGGAGAAGGGGGCGAACTGCCCGGGCATAAGGTCAATAAGATCATTGCTTCGGTACGTCACTCCACTCCGGGGGTCGGGCTGATCAGTCCTCCTCCGCACCACGACATTTACTCGATCGAAGACCTGTCGCAGCTGATTTACGACCTGAAGAACAGTAACCCCTCGGCCCGGATCAGCGTGAAGCTGGTATCGGAAGTCGGCGTGGGTACGATTGCTTCGGGTGTGGCCAAAGGTCATGCCGACAACATCCTGATCTCGGGAGCCTCCGGTGGTACCGGGGCCTCTCCGCTGACCAGTGTGAAGCACGCCGGTCTGCCCTGGGAACTGGGGATTTCGGAAACCCACCAGACGCTGGTGCTCAACGATCTCCGCAGCCGTGTGCGTCTGCAGACTGACGGTCAGCTGAAAACCGGTCGCGATATCATTATTGCGACTCTGCTGGGAGCCGAAGAGTACGGCTTCTCCACCGGACCGCTGATCACGATGGGCTGTATCATGATGCGTAAATGTCACCTGAATACCTGCCCGGTCGGGATTGCGACTCAGAATCCGGAACTGCGTAAGAAGTTCGCCGGTCAGCCCGAGCACGTGGTCAACTACTTCTTCCTGCTGGCAGAAGAGGCCCGTGAAATCATGGCTGAACTCGGATTCCGCACCATCAACGAGATGGTCGGACGCAGCGACGTACTGGAACTGGATGAAGGGGTTGCTCACTGGAAAGCGAAGCACCTGGACCTGACTCCGATTCTGCGACTGGCTGAAAAGCCACACGAAAACGTGGGTACTTATTGCACGATGGACCAGCAGCACGGTCTGGAAGTCGTGATCGACAACCTGCTGATCAGCGAGGCACAGCCTGCGATCCAGAATGGTGAGTCGGTCACCATCGATGTGAAACTCAAGAATACGGACCGGACCTTCGGTACGATGCTGAGCCACGAGGTTTCCAAGCATCATGGTGCAGAAGGTCTGCCCGATGAAACGATTCACATCAACAGTAAGGGTTCCGCAGGCCAGTCCCTGGGGGCCTGGCTGGCACACGGGATTACCATCGAGCACGAAGGCGATGCCAACGACTATGTTGGTAAAGGTCTCAGCGGCGGACGGATCATTATCTATCCACCCGAGAATTCGACCTTCAAGCCGGAAGATAACATCATCGTCGGTAACGTGAACCTGTATGGAGCGACCGAAGGTGAAGTTTACATTCGCGGTCAGGCTGCAGAACGTTTCTGTGTGCGTAACTCCGGAGCGAAAGCGGTTGTGGAAGGAATCGGCGATCACGGTTGTGAATACATGACCGGCGGTCGGGCTGTTGTTCTCGGTGAGACCGGACGCAACTTTGCAGCCGGGATGTCGGGTGGTGTGGCTTATGTCTACGACCCCGAAGGTCATCTGCTGCAGAACAGCAATCTGGAAACCGTGGAACTGGAACGGCTGGAAGATGCCGAGGATATTGCCGAGCTGAAAGAGCTGATTGACAATCATCGCAAGTTCACCGGTTCGACCGTGGCCAAAGCGATTCTGGATAACTGGGAAAACGAACTGGAACTGTTCAAGAAAGTCATGCCTGTGGATTACAAGCGGGCTTTGCTGGAAATGGCAGCTGAAGAAGCGGAAGCTGCCGCCAGCGTCTAG
- a CDS encoding LysR family transcriptional regulator: MHLRNAELFCDVVVHGSFSKAAEVRRVSQSAASQAVHALEKRLGAQLIDRSKRPFELTPAGSIYFDGCQQLLRSFEQVEEQVRRAIGQTKNRVRIAAIYSVGLAQMHDYVEQFQHLYPEVMINLDYLHPDEVYQRVSENQADLGLVSFPKEDKDLTSILWQEQPMVLVVYPGHRLADQVSCEVGDIENEPFVAFTSELVVRQKMDRWLKKAGVHVQLIHEFDNIENIKRAVEAEAGIAILPLPTVSREVQDQSLKIVRLEQVEWFRPIGIIQRKQKSVPDDVVSKFIEVLHENPANFSSAHRETTEGSASTGENSSSMDAFSFGPLIARE; the protein is encoded by the coding sequence ATGCACCTGCGTAATGCCGAACTGTTCTGTGATGTCGTCGTGCACGGCAGCTTTTCCAAAGCTGCTGAGGTTCGTCGTGTATCTCAGTCGGCAGCCAGTCAGGCCGTGCATGCATTAGAGAAGCGGCTGGGAGCGCAGCTGATTGATCGTTCGAAGCGTCCGTTTGAATTGACGCCCGCTGGTTCGATTTATTTTGATGGCTGCCAGCAGTTGCTGAGATCCTTCGAGCAGGTCGAGGAACAGGTTCGTCGGGCGATCGGTCAGACAAAGAACCGGGTGCGGATTGCCGCCATTTACTCGGTGGGTCTGGCCCAGATGCACGACTATGTTGAGCAGTTCCAGCACCTGTATCCGGAAGTGATGATCAACCTCGATTATCTGCATCCGGACGAAGTCTATCAGCGGGTCAGCGAGAACCAGGCCGATCTGGGGCTGGTTTCTTTCCCCAAGGAAGACAAAGATCTCACCAGCATCCTCTGGCAGGAACAGCCGATGGTACTGGTGGTTTACCCCGGTCACCGGCTGGCAGATCAGGTCAGTTGTGAGGTTGGGGACATTGAAAATGAGCCCTTCGTGGCATTCACATCAGAATTAGTCGTTCGACAGAAAATGGATCGCTGGCTGAAAAAAGCCGGTGTGCACGTACAGCTGATCCATGAATTTGACAATATTGAGAACATCAAGCGGGCAGTGGAAGCCGAAGCGGGAATTGCGATCCTGCCTCTGCCGACCGTCAGCCGTGAAGTTCAGGATCAGTCATTAAAAATCGTACGCCTGGAACAGGTGGAATGGTTCCGTCCGATCGGAATCATTCAGAGAAAACAGAAGTCGGTACCCGATGATGTGGTATCGAAATTCATAGAAGTCCTGCATGAAAACCCCGCGAATTTCTCAAGCGCTCATCGAGAAACGACCGAGGGATCTGCATCAACGGGAGAGAATTCTTCCAGTATGGATGCATTTTCATTCGGTCCGTTAATAGCGCGAGAGTAA
- a CDS encoding antibiotic biosynthesis monooxygenase family protein, which produces MTDNQKLPCYAVIFRSLRTQDEAGYAEMAIRMEEQARQQPGFLELTSFRAPDGTGVTISYWNSLEAIRGWKQHPEHITAQQLGKDKWYAHYTVEIAKIESVYHFPSPDEPGR; this is translated from the coding sequence ATGACTGACAACCAGAAATTGCCCTGCTATGCCGTCATTTTTCGCTCCCTGCGAACGCAGGACGAAGCAGGCTATGCTGAGATGGCCATCCGTATGGAAGAACAGGCACGTCAGCAGCCCGGCTTTCTGGAACTGACCTCGTTTCGTGCCCCCGACGGAACGGGAGTCACAATCTCCTACTGGAACAGCCTGGAAGCCATCCGGGGCTGGAAGCAGCATCCAGAACATATTACAGCACAACAACTTGGGAAAGACAAATGGTACGCCCACTATACGGTCGAAATTGCGAAAATCGAGTCAGTGTACCACTTTCCCAGCCCGGATGAGCCCGGCCGGTAA
- a CDS encoding M1 family metallopeptidase: MNALRNLSARLLVTSRFCLLTLLLLSGSTLYGQAVSNDKFKQEDKFRQLDEVLPTPNGFRNASGAPGEKYWQQQADYEIDVELDDKLQKIIGSEKITYTNNSPDTLSYLWLQLDTNILSFDSDAHLTGTDSPLGKVGYKSMQQLMAKETFDGSMKVTAVLDAEGNKLPYQIIKTMMRIDLPRPLKTGESTQFSVDWSYLINDSESRPARTGYEYFKDDKNFLYEIAHWYPRMAAYTDNTGWQHKQFLGRGEFTLEFGDFLTRITVPDDHVVASSGVLQNPEEVLTETQRTRLTEAKTAKKPMFIITPEEAKANEKSKPKGKKTWVFKADNVRDFAFASSRKFIWDAQGHQLEGKTEPIMAMSYYPNEGEPLWSRYSTHAIIHTLNVFSKYTFPYPYPVAISVNGPVGGMEYPMICFNGPRPEKDGTYSKRTKYGLISVIIHEVGHNYFPMIVNSDERQWTWMDEGITTFLQFLTEQEWEDEYPSRRGEPRDMVDYMKSGYQVPIMTNSESILQFGNNAYGKPATALNVLRETVLGRELFDYAFKEYSRRWMFKRPTPADFFRTMEDASGVDLDWFWRGWFYTTDHTDMAIENVRQYQLETGDPYVDKVRRKKRRDEEPESLSEMRNKKLPKRTEKFPELKDFYNEYDELDVTDADRKKFESHLKELDADEKKLLETQNYFYLVDLKNHGGLVMPVILKLTFDDDSSRMLRIPAEIWRYNNQSVSKLILTEKPLKSLTLDPHRETADTQLSNNEFPRTIGKSFFQLEKSKKSKNEMQKQRQAEEAEKKKDDKKPAEKKEE; this comes from the coding sequence ATGAACGCTCTCCGCAATCTGTCCGCCCGGCTCCTGGTGACTTCCCGTTTCTGCCTGTTGACCCTGTTGCTCCTCTCCGGATCGACGCTCTACGGGCAGGCCGTCAGTAACGATAAATTCAAGCAGGAAGACAAATTCCGACAGCTGGATGAAGTGCTGCCTACGCCGAACGGGTTTCGGAATGCATCCGGCGCACCGGGAGAAAAGTACTGGCAGCAGCAGGCGGATTATGAGATCGACGTGGAGCTGGACGACAAGCTGCAGAAAATCATCGGTTCGGAAAAGATCACTTACACGAACAACTCGCCCGATACGCTGAGCTATCTCTGGCTGCAGCTCGATACCAACATTCTCTCTTTCGACTCAGATGCACACCTGACCGGAACGGATTCTCCTTTGGGGAAAGTGGGCTACAAGTCGATGCAGCAGTTGATGGCCAAGGAGACATTTGACGGCAGCATGAAGGTGACTGCGGTCCTGGATGCCGAGGGGAACAAGCTGCCGTATCAGATTATCAAAACCATGATGCGGATCGATCTCCCCCGGCCGTTGAAGACCGGCGAGAGCACACAGTTTTCGGTGGACTGGAGTTACCTGATCAACGATTCCGAGAGCCGCCCCGCGCGTACCGGTTACGAATATTTCAAAGACGATAAGAACTTTCTGTATGAGATCGCCCACTGGTATCCGCGCATGGCGGCTTACACCGACAACACGGGCTGGCAGCATAAGCAGTTCCTGGGACGCGGAGAATTCACGCTGGAATTTGGTGACTTTCTGACGCGGATCACGGTGCCCGACGATCATGTGGTCGCGTCCTCCGGGGTACTACAGAATCCGGAAGAGGTGCTGACCGAGACGCAGCGCACGCGTCTGACAGAGGCCAAAACCGCGAAAAAGCCGATGTTTATCATCACTCCAGAAGAAGCGAAAGCGAACGAGAAATCAAAGCCGAAGGGCAAGAAGACCTGGGTTTTCAAGGCGGACAACGTCCGCGATTTCGCGTTTGCCAGCTCGCGTAAATTCATCTGGGATGCCCAGGGGCATCAGCTGGAAGGTAAGACTGAGCCGATTATGGCGATGTCTTATTACCCCAACGAAGGGGAGCCGCTCTGGAGCAGGTATTCGACGCACGCCATTATTCATACGCTGAATGTCTTTTCGAAGTATACCTTTCCCTATCCCTACCCGGTGGCGATTTCAGTGAACGGCCCGGTGGGGGGGATGGAATATCCGATGATCTGCTTTAACGGTCCCCGTCCCGAAAAAGATGGTACTTATTCCAAGCGGACCAAGTACGGGTTGATCTCGGTCATCATTCACGAAGTCGGACACAACTATTTCCCGATGATCGTCAACAGTGACGAGCGTCAGTGGACGTGGATGGATGAAGGCATCACGACGTTCCTGCAGTTCCTGACCGAGCAGGAGTGGGAAGACGAATATCCGTCCCGCCGCGGAGAACCCCGCGACATGGTGGATTACATGAAGAGTGGTTACCAGGTGCCGATCATGACGAACTCGGAGTCGATCCTGCAGTTTGGTAATAATGCCTATGGCAAGCCGGCGACCGCGCTGAATGTGTTGCGGGAAACCGTGCTCGGTCGTGAGCTGTTCGATTACGCGTTCAAGGAGTATTCCCGGCGCTGGATGTTCAAACGGCCGACGCCTGCGGACTTCTTCCGCACCATGGAAGACGCGTCCGGCGTCGATCTGGACTGGTTCTGGCGGGGCTGGTTCTACACAACCGACCATACCGACATGGCAATCGAGAACGTGCGGCAGTATCAGCTGGAGACCGGTGATCCCTACGTGGATAAGGTTCGGCGGAAGAAGCGTCGCGATGAGGAGCCCGAGTCGCTGTCGGAGATGCGGAATAAAAAGCTGCCTAAACGGACCGAAAAGTTTCCGGAGCTGAAGGATTTCTACAACGAATACGATGAGCTCGACGTGACCGATGCGGACCGCAAGAAATTTGAATCCCATCTCAAGGAACTGGACGCCGATGAGAAGAAGCTGCTGGAAACACAGAATTACTTTTACCTCGTCGATTTGAAGAACCATGGCGGACTGGTGATGCCCGTGATTCTCAAGCTGACCTTCGACGACGACTCCAGCCGGATGTTGCGGATTCCGGCGGAGATCTGGCGGTACAACAACCAGAGTGTTTCCAAGCTGATTCTGACAGAGAAACCCCTCAAAAGCCTGACCCTGGACCCGCACCGGGAGACTGCAGATACACAGCTGTCCAATAACGAGTTTCCCCGGACGATTGGCAAATCTTTCTTCCAGCTGGAAAAATCGAAGAAGTCGAAGAACGAAATGCAGAAACAGCGTCAGGCAGAGGAAGCGGAAAAGAAAAAGGACGACAAGAAACCGGCTGAGAAAAAAGAGGAATAG
- a CDS encoding glutamate cyclase domain-containing protein — translation MGNPQTELIREFDRLIRRDPGKRGLIDSEARFGPLCTDHLLHAAEDLVQAGTHVAITTGFYIPAAEIPSAETDGPPGSILLAMVLQECGIHTSIVTDALCAPVVAATARAFAYPESQIDVIEGDDPGWVTRFYATRKVSHLVAVERVGPSHTPDSWGRQERVAGLEPTAFHEKVPCDHHDRCHNMRGEIIDSHTAPLHQLFERLPDFFPEAKSIGVGDGGNEIGMGAIAWEELARRIASAHAGLIPCRVATDWNIVAGTSNWGALALAASVALLKDQSATLFRWQREEQLRILEVMVREANAVDGVTRQREATVDGLPFLTYMQPWEGILSFLAR, via the coding sequence ATGGGCAACCCGCAAACGGAACTGATTCGAGAATTTGATCGCCTGATCCGCAGGGATCCGGGTAAACGGGGGCTCATTGATTCGGAAGCCCGGTTTGGGCCTTTGTGCACTGATCATTTACTCCATGCCGCCGAGGACCTGGTGCAGGCAGGCACCCATGTGGCAATTACCACCGGTTTTTATATTCCCGCTGCGGAAATCCCGTCTGCAGAGACGGATGGGCCGCCGGGATCGATTCTGCTGGCGATGGTTCTGCAGGAGTGTGGCATCCATACATCCATTGTGACCGATGCGTTGTGTGCACCCGTGGTGGCAGCGACGGCGCGGGCATTTGCTTATCCGGAGAGCCAGATCGATGTGATTGAGGGGGATGACCCCGGCTGGGTGACCCGGTTTTATGCGACCCGGAAGGTCAGCCATCTGGTAGCGGTGGAACGGGTCGGCCCCAGCCATACCCCGGACTCCTGGGGCCGACAGGAGCGGGTGGCTGGTTTGGAGCCGACCGCATTTCACGAAAAAGTCCCCTGCGACCACCATGATCGCTGTCACAACATGCGGGGAGAGATCATTGATTCTCATACGGCGCCTCTGCACCAGTTGTTTGAACGTCTGCCCGACTTTTTTCCGGAAGCGAAGTCGATTGGGGTCGGGGATGGCGGAAATGAGATCGGCATGGGGGCGATTGCCTGGGAAGAACTGGCCCGCCGGATCGCTTCGGCGCATGCAGGGCTGATTCCGTGCCGGGTGGCTACGGACTGGAACATTGTGGCGGGAACGAGTAACTGGGGGGCGTTGGCCCTGGCGGCGTCGGTCGCGTTGTTGAAAGATCAGAGTGCGACCCTGTTTCGCTGGCAGCGGGAGGAACAGTTGCGGATTCTGGAAGTGATGGTCCGTGAAGCGAACGCCGTCGATGGTGTGACCCGCCAGCGGGAGGCGACGGTGGACGGGCTCCCCTTTCTGACTTACATGCAGCCTTGGGAGGGGATTCTCTCATTTCTGGCCCGCTGA